The genomic segment GGCAGAGGAGCAAGAAGGTAGATGCAGAAGAAagagggattcaggtagcgaggtaaTGGACGGCACTCCATAATGAAATGAGatgaagtggaacttaacaaagctgttggaagaagccagggaggatcttacgaggtgggatacactgcagttgacaTTGACGGGGAGAAtctaagtggtgaaaatgaatattctgccgaggatcttgtttatttttcaggctcttccgatctttataccaaaggccttttttcggaaattggacacgatcatttcggactttgtatgggaggggaaggtgccgagggtggggaggaccctgctacagaggcagaggcagcaggggggggtggggttggcattGCTGAACCTGCTTCATTAATAttgcgcggcgaatgtggataaagtGCGACGATGGTGTGAaggatgttgctctttttagccttcgtttattagctctgattacgtcacctttgctcacgagttgccaggtatctttctgatactgccacgtggttcaagttcaagttatgattaataagtcagcacaccgcttagtaagattgaaatcaacagtcatttattatatacaacaagtaatgtttacaaaataatcctactatctatataataaacctgtcactactggccaatacttaactttaggaagagcccaccaggtcagggaaacgaatggcttatccaatcggatctggcccgcgggatttaaaaggctgatacaggtcgatggctaggagtctttatcggatagcgatcgctggattcaaacttacagttgccggttgctggtcttgcgaaggtctcgagcaggcgaagaagggagagagagagcgcgatctgaacttggcccctcactttatagggcccaggggcttcccgcctcccggggatgcccttgaccctgagtcccaagtgattggacttgttcccaatctctggggtcgatgtgtccaatggtgaggcgattcctcgatcggggggtggtcgttcacctgcctttgtttcggccactgcaggcgccgacaggtctggcccggtattcaattgctaatatgttgcaattgttcccggggatagccgattaaactgcagatgtctgggttgatgggctgttaagagtcctgagtataactgcaaatgcctgggttgatgggctgttaatagccctgagtatcgatctgggccgacttccccagagccgaatatgatattctgcctgcagctgtccgtttgtgtcttgttacctgcttttcccatcagcctttccggttagccattttaaattgggttttggccaaattaatcgggaagcagccattttacgtggctacaaggagaaggggtagagtgggttaggatggaggaggaatcttgtaaggggtctagtttgagggctatggtaacggcagcattgccaatggctccgagtagatatTAAGGGAGCCCagaggtgcagtccatggtgaagatatggaatcagttgaggaggcattttacggtggaagggatgtcggtggagGATATGGGAGCtatgggagagggtagagctgtcgagggggagtgagttcaggggcggaattctccgcaatcggtgcgatgtccgccaaccggcgccaaaaacggcgcaaatcagtccggcagcacaccgccccaaaggtgcggaatcctccgcatcttgagcagccgagccctaaccttgaggggctaggcctgcgccggactgatttccgccccgccagctggcgggaaaggcttttggtgccccgccagctggcgcggaaatgacattgccgggcggcgcatgcacgggggcgtcagcggccgctcatggcatccccgcgtatgcgcaatggagggggtctcttccgcctccgccatggtggagaccatggcgaaggcggaaggaaaagagtgcccccacggcacaggcccacccgcggatcggtgggccccgatcgtgggccaggccaccgtgggggcacccccccggggccagatcgccccgcgcccccccccccccccccccaggaccccagagcccgcccgcgctgccttgtcccaccggtaagagaggtggtttaatccacgctggcgggacaggcattccagcagcgggactttggcccatccgggccggagaatagccggggggggggcccgccaactgacgcagcgcgattcccgcccccgccgaatctccggtgccagagaattcggcaaccggcgggggcgggattcacgccagcccccggcgattctccgacctggcggggggtcggagaatcccgccccaggtatctgcaggttagggactttgcgtgaaaggtctggagggggctccctaggttgccgggatacacttaGCTTGgaccgactgctgcttccggatgtggacggggagggaagaattggggatatatgtggctgggggggcagggaggcgaacagatggtgaagatcaaggagcaaGGGAACAGGAGTTGGgagggagatcaattggagagtattgactgaggcactgcataggctaaacgggacctcctcttgaacaaggatgagcctgatacagtttaaggtggcacacaggatgcatatgacttgggcgagaatgagtgggttatttcagggggtagcagatgggccagcgaatcacgcgcacatgttttggggttgagaaaaattgggaagattctgggtgggagtgttcacggtcttagccaggatagtggaggagggcatggacccggaccctttggtggtgatatttggggtttcagagaagccggagctcatggagaggaggaaggccgatgtcgtggccttcgcctctctgattgcacggcagcaaatcctgctggagtggcgatcggcagtgccaccaggggtagcagcttggttgggtgatctatacgacttcctgcgattagagaagatagagtatgagttaaggggctcttcaggggggtttgaggaaaggtgggggacgtttgtgaccgtgtttgaggggctgttcgtcgcgggggagggggggggggtgaaaaaggggacaaatctgtacagactgtatagttgattgctgggacgtatgtttcccggggtgtttatgtgttgttactttttttgatacatgttggtaataaattacatttttttaaaaaaggagaccgagaggagggaagcTGGACCGCGACAAGCCGCATGAAAAGCTtacaaacaagggggtcaaagggataGCACACTGTTTACTGTGAAGACTCCAGATGTGATAGGCCAGAtcttcaacaggcttccgaggatgactttgtggagctgccgcagatcacgccctctccatcgccacccatggccatgcttgcacatcagccggtggttcttgacccacccttgaggcggtcaacccgaactcgtcgcaagcccattagactggacttataacaccgttcatatgtctaacaagttacacaattttatatgataacctgttgttgtttatcgtttcagatatcgtctgactggaccactgttcaagttttttttctcgttcgcattcatgttctgttatggtacaaccttgttcatgtgacgcacccgacatcgccccatgtaaatagttacgtcatatgcacatgctgtacacaacacacacacactcttagatgcactctagacgcgatcatatttattaccacgtaggcacatatctttgtaaaaaggggggatgtcatgatattcaaacacacacatcatgatggacacaccaacagacaaatcagagcacacaacaccacaaccaatcacacacaaggacaccaaccacataaaagcacgagcatgacacctggggacaaagacacggacaagacctgttacaagatcacaaacagggaatccccacgtgcagagtatcaagacaaaactgtacatagaaagtttaaataaaatagcgttgtaccatatacaaccgtgttggctcatctgtgtgtcagaacgcccaacaccacacgcgCGATCTTGGGTGGACCAACGTTACTGGTGCTGCTCCGCAGTGTGAGTCTGCCATGTCCCACTGGCGGTCGCCTTGTACATGCGCGGAGCCcagactggaagtgcagggccctgtatcagcagccagagctgtgagaagcactccggggccctgctaaacCCCTGcaaattgaaatgaaaaaatgaaatgaaaatcgtcccTAGTCTCcgctttccagcgcctgttcggggaggctggtacgggaattgaaccgtgttgctggcctgccttggtctgcgttcaaggccagcgatttagccctgtggtgaACCAGTCCCTTGAAGTGGGGTTTGTCAGGGTTGGGTTGGGGATTCAGTGAGGAGGTTGGCGGGGTCAGTGCCGTAGCTACCCAGAGTTGGAAGTTATTTAAAGTTTTATGACTTTTCCTGGGTAACTTCTGCAAAGAGAGTCGGAACCATCCAAAATCTCTGATCAGATGGTTCCAGTGCAGGGTAGTTGCTTGTTGAAAGTTTTAACTTCTGAGCAATTCCCATGCagtccttgtggggggggggttctgggagaTCCCGCAGCATATATTCTGGGGTATCTCTGGTGTACAACACTCCAGAGATTGGAAGATCTGgccaatttataataatctttattggtgtcacaagtagacttacattaacattgcaatgaagttactgtgaaaaacccctagttgccacattccagcacctcaggtacacagagggagaattcagaatgcccaattcacctaacagcacgtcttttgggacttgtgggaggaaactggagcacccggaggaaacccacccagacatggggagaacgtgcagactccgcacagacagtgacccaagccgggaatcgaacctgggaccctggcactgggaagcaacagtgctaaccattggagaaacactctggactttcttaaagAAAGTCCAGAGCGAAACGCCCGGGTtttgacgctggcatggggacatagccccattcttGGCGAATCCAACCCCTAGTCTCCAGATTTGAGAATGTTGCCCTTTAAGTCTGAATGAATTATGATTTACATCACCCTTCAGGACCAGTTAAAAAAGACAAGGTTAAAATGCATTTCAGATAAATCCATTtgttttatttttcatttcatgtttctGTTTTTCGATCAGTTAGCAGCGATGGTCTCATCAATCCAACCTCGGAGTTCAGTCACACGGGCGTAGACCCCGGGcctggaggtggagcaggagccaCTGCCCCAAGAAACAATGCCAACCAGATTCCAGGCATTGTTCTTCTGACAGACAAGAGGGCCACCAGAGTCACCCTGTAAAACGGAGGGAAAAATACCCCAGAGTTTTAATTTCCACTTTGTTACAACTGAAGAAAGTTTCAAATGCCTTGAGGCAGGTTCATACCATGCACGAGGACGCGCCGGAGGCACCAGCACAGATCATGATGTCGGTGATCTTGTTACCCCAGTACTGCTTACATTCAGCATTGGTAAGAAGAGGGAGGGCTGCTTGTTGAAGGTTGTTAGGACGCTGAGGAGCTGAAAACAAATAATGTGATGTCTGAATCAATTTTGTGCCAAGAAAATTGCACCTTGCTTTAAGCCTTAATTTTTCTCTTTGCATTGTGACCATTAAAGTTGTTTTCAGACAATTGTCAACAGAATCTTTTGTCATTTATTTCTGGGTTCTGTTAGCAGCAATATTTACTCATTTTCACAGTTGGCCTCTTGAGTGTTACTTCCTCATTAAAAGCCAATCTGGTTAAGTGTCTTGTGATACTAGAAGATTAGTCCTAAAAACAGAAGAGGCAGCAAAAATCCCGAAGAACTTGTCAGCGCTTTCCACCAACCTGGAAAAATGTAGCCCTCCCAGCGTCCTACACTCATATAGATTCGTTCTAACAACTTTTCCACAAATTACTATTTGAAAACACAGCTATTCAATAGGAGCAAGTGAAAGATGACCTTTGGTCACCATAGTCTTTAATTTAGTGGTAGAAATGACGTTGGGGAGTCAGAAGCTGGAAGATTTAAATCCTCCTCTGGAGTCTCACAGCGAGTGGAGACTTGCAGTGTGGAATCTTGGTGATGGGTGGGTGCAGGTTAACCCATCGCTGTGGAATGGCTTGTCTGAGCCTGTGAAGCCATTTTGTTGTTTAGGAATAACCACCCCATCAGCGGGTACAGCAAAGATTGCAGCCACGGAAAATGCCCATGTCTTGGCTTACCAAATTGTCAGtcggcctaattgtgacactaataaagattattaatattatctcTCCACCACTTTGTACTATTCCTCAAGGGAAGAGGTTGAAGATACCAACCCAACGGCAATAGCAGAGGAAGACCGAACTGTGTCACATTAGAACAAATTTTGAACTGACGTACGGTATGCACGGGTCCTTCCCCATCCTGTCGTGACGCACATCATGCCAGCGGAGTAGTTATCAGCTGTGGCAGCAAGACAAACAGGGGTGACTTGTCTACTGAATTGAACAGGGGATGCAAGCTTCACCACAGAAACATCATAGTTAATGGTGAAAGAGCTCCACTTGGGATGTGTAATGACCTGTAATAGAAAGAGCAGGAATAGCGGCTGTACTAATTTCTCTTGTATGTTTGTAAAGGTACGCAGTTAATTCAGACAAATAGCTGCAGACTTTGCTGGATTTCAGAGGGGAAATCCTTGCGCAAACAAATGCAGCAGTACATTCCTGTGGTCATTAATAATACAAATTAAAACACATCACTGGAAAAAAGAGTGACTCGTCAGCAAGGTAATGGAAAACAGGTGAACAAAATAAAAACTATAATACTAAATAAATACGCAAGTTGGCTCACTGTAAGCTATTGTATGAAACACATTTCAAATTTCTTTTTTTCTGAATTTGATATCCTTTGTAGAGTTTTCAGCCAATTAATAGAATTCTTATCATATTCCCGGTAAATTGAAATTAAAATATCTATTGAGAACAACAAGTAAGTTTATAATATTTAGCCCTGTCAGTTCTTATTCATTCTGAGTGAGATTGACTTATTGCAAATTATTATTTTGTGTTTTTTTGGTCCGAGAAGTATCCCAGCTGCAAGTCGTGAAATGATTCTGAAACCAACCTCGTAAGTCTTGATCTTGATGTTCTTTCAGCGTTGACCTTTGTGGATTTTACCGTCATGCAATTTCATCTATTAAAAAGTGAAAGGTCTAATGCTGCCTCACGTATGCATGCTTGAGCTTAATTATCCTCTCAATCACAGTAATGGCTAATAATTTTATTAACAGCTCATCAGATAGTATGTACTGATCAATGTTCGAGAATTGGAAAGAGAGACGGATTGAAACAAGGGCCCAGAGTTTAGGGGCATGTGGAATTCTAAGAATCCATGTCTGCCACTGCTTCACTCTTTCTGACTCAAAAGTAACTTTTGTTTCCAATGAGTTTCAACACGATTGATGATTCTGTTGTCAGAAGTATGGGATGGAATTCCccgaccgttgggattctctgttcctgctggcaATGCACGTCCGCCTGTGAGCGTGAGGTGCCCTCAATGGGAatgcccattgacaagcggcagcagTAGAGAATCTtgtgccaccaagaaacacgcggcggGGGAATGGAGGATTCCACCCATGATGGTTTAATGCTCAAACATGTGAGGCATATTAATGTCAGGGAATGGAACAGTTCTTTTTTGGACATGCAATGCCAGCATCACGTGTGGTTATACTTTGGGGCACCCAATTTCACTCCTTCCCCACCCGCCACTCCCACCAATTATTGGGGATCTTAACCGTGGTTTAATCCAAACTTGAACGGAATTTGAATAGAATCCTAGCTTCTCAGAATTATTTGTACATACCTTGGCAATGGACATGGATTTCTGGCTCAATTCCATTTTTGAACTTTTGTCATGGGCGCCAACAATAACGAAGTCTGCAGTACTGTGCAAGACAGAAAAGAAGCAGGAAGTGACAGTGAGTGTATTTGCAGCAAAATCTAGGTGCCCTTCCACCAGGATTTCAAACTGAAAATTATACTTTCTTATCATTGTTACTTTCCCACCACCTTCCACTTCCCGAACTCTATTCAGGGAGGGATATTCTTATTCTTCAGATCAATATTCTTCCCTAAGTTTACATCTTGCATTATGATTTTATGTTGGCTAAAACTGcactattcatagaatccctacagtacagaaggaggccattcagcccatcaagtctgcaccgacaatctgaaagagcaccctacctaggcccactctcccaccctatccccgtaatcctgtaatgcacacctttggacactaaggggcaattttagcatggccaatccatccgatCTGCACATCTCCAGACTGTGACCGATCTGCACATCTccagactgtgagaggaaaccggagcacctggaggaagcccacgcagacacgcggagaatgtacaaactccacacagacagtcacccaaggctggaattgaaccgggatccctggcactgtgaggcagcagtgctaaccattgtgccactgtgccaccccatttaTCTTGAACAAAACTTTACAGCTGCAATTccagctttttctttttcttttttcatgCCTCATTAAAGACTTACCTCACACCACAATGGGCAGCAGTGACAACCCAGTTGTCGTTGATCAAAGAGCCCCCACAGAAATGCCAGCCAGAGTCGGACTGTGATATAAAGAAAGAAAATgctcagtatcatagaatttacagtgcagaaggaggccatttggcccatcgagtctgtactggctcttggaagagcaccctacccaagcccacacctccaccctatccccataaccccacccaacactaagggcaattttggacactaagggcaatttatcacagccaatccacctaacctgcacatctttggactgtgggaggaaaccggagcacccggaggaaacccacgcacacacggggaggatgtgcagactccacacagacagtgacccaagccgggaatcgaacctgggaccctggagctgtgaagcaattgtgctacccacaatgctaccgtgctgcccttgatcgcCTTGATAATGTATTTTTTCTCATTGTAAATTGCAATTCAATATTAATTCTGTAATAACCCTCACGCGAACCAACATGGGACTTGAGAAATACGATTGTAAAGATCACCTCATAAAATCCGGCTCGGAATGGGACCGGCACATGCAGTAGTCCTGATTGGGACCTTGGGACTGTTAGCCGCGTTGCGGCCTTTACCTTTGTTGTCGAATTCAATTTCTTTTGGATTTATCTTCTTGGGCATCCTGAGCTTTTATAAATTCAAAGGTTTATTTATTGAAAAATAAGCTTCCATCACAGCCAAGGACCGAATTGAGACAAGCTTCACAATCAATCATTCCAACCAAAATGCAGAAAATGGACGAATAAAGAGCAAAATAGCATACTGGTCATCAGATAAGGATCTTTATGTTATCAAGGTTCAAACTCCAACAGACATTAGAATTTGTTCTTTGCGCAGATGAGATATAAAATCTTAAACATTGATGTTTTACATCTTAATTTATTTAGTTGTTTGAAGTTCTGTCGCTGGTGGCCACTGTGTGATCTGTTTGAGGGAAACAGGCAGTGAAGCTTGGAGATGGGCAAATATCTCACAGATGGACAGCAGGGTTATTAGCACGTCCATTCTCAAGTGTCTCCAGACTGCAGTAAGGTGTCTGAGTAACTATGGTAACTCAGGCCAAGAATCACTCTGCAAGCCCTTTTCTGAACACTCTCAATTGCTTGGCATTGTGATTCCATTCGACCACACAAGTGCTTCATACTCAAATATCGGGTGAATGAAAGACATAAAAATGGTTCTGAGATCATTGCTTGAGAGGGAACGTCATTCCAGCTTCCGAAACATATATAGATGACTATTAGCTCAATTAACAATGGAAATTTGTCCTAATTGCACTGGCAGGTGCATGATGGGGATCCATACCGCAAAGCCTGGACAGAGAAGTCAGCAAATAAGTCATCAGATCAGCACCAGTGGATCTTTAAAACCAGGTAACATGAACTAAAGTGAAAACATTGCAGGTGAGAGTTCGAAAAGTGCATTGTGAGATAAAACAAAACTGAAACTTTACAAGGTAGGCATATGATAACATTAGGACATACAATAAAAAAGACAAATGCGGGACAGGGAGATGGAGAGGTAAAAAAGAATGGCTAAAGGAAAGATGAAGAAACAATAACAGATCATAGAAAAATGAATGATATTGGTTTTCAGAGACACATAAAAGGTTTATTTAAAAATACTTCAAGACAGGGTAGGACCACTTGTGGATGTTCAACATAGTTCAGTTGTGTAGGATGAAGGTGTGGCAGGATATTAATTGAATATTTGATTTTTCCATACATATGACGGTGAAAATAGGAATATAGAGGAATATATGGAATGGTCTTGCACTATAACAGTGGTGATTAAATATATTGGAATTATTTCATAAAAGCAATTGGATAATGCAATGTGCAGAGATCCCTTCTATCTGGATGAACTAGTGTAGCCTACGACCCTTCTTCATCCCAATCAATCTTGTGTGCAATAAACAGCAAATAGTCCTTTATTattcccccctcactgtttacggtCTAACTTTTAATTATTTAACAAGATCCAAATGTAGAAGACCATGTCCTCGTGTACAACACAAGATGGTTTTCATTGCTGGAATTTCAACAGAACAATTATAAATCCATCACATTTATATACCATTCAATCTTTATCTCACCTGTAAGGAGACCTGCCAGGGCCAGGATCCTGGAACAGCCTCTTCACCATTGACAATTCGAGCATAGCCCGTGACAACAGGAGAAATGGCTGGAGAGCCACAGCCTGCGTCCAGGTAGAAAGAAGCAATTATTACAATTTTGTATTATCAACAGCATCTGACGATCCAAACCAATATATTCAATGTCACTTATTAAACCTAGGACTTTGTTTAAAACAGCATTACCGTAACTGGCACCAATGAAGGCAAAGCAGGAGAGAAGCCAAAGGAATGCCATGGCTTGTGATACTATGAGCTTTAAGAGAATGATGATGGCTTTTATATATTGCCGTGCACCGTGGGTGCCATGCAGAAGGAATGTCGTGAATAGATAATGAATAGTATTTTAAAAGATTGAAAAGCACCATTAAACAAATTAGCAAGTGCACATGCTGCTTATTCCTTTCCAAGGTAAACAAATGGAAGAGTACAAGGTTATTGAAAATCTGAAAAAAAAATCAGCTAACATCTGGACTATTTTTTATTTCCCCGAATGCAGAGTATAATTGACTTCATACGTGCAGCTTTATGTGCTCCTGTACACAATCACCATACATTCATCAGGGTGGCGGGGGTCTGGTCGTTGGGTCGGAAAGCCAGCGGCAAAGTCACCCTGGCTAGTTGGATTACGTCCGGCCACATTTTAGGCCTATCTACCAATGAATTAGCTGCAAAGCGAAGCCCAGTAAAACTTGGAAATGAAGGGTACCAGTAATTGGTCTTGTCAACCTTAAAATAGAACTCCAGTATTACTGGTGCAGTGTTACTGTATTTTACTATAATTTGAAGTTTTGAAGTGGTTTTACATTCATTAGGGTGCCTGTCGCTTTAAACGAGGCCTCTCATGGGATTTACCAGCCGTGTTGCGCCCCGGTTCGGGCACCGTATGGCAGTTAAATTTCGCCCAATATTTCATTTTCCCTCATATGTTGTACTCTTTCCCACCTTAATGATGCCCTACACTGTGGGTTAATGCACCCCACCCTGTGGGTTAATGATGCCCTGCACTGTGGgttaacggtgccctacactgtgtGTTAATGATGCCCTACACTGTGTGTTCATGATACCCTACACTGCGGGTTAATGCATCCCACCCTGTGGGTTAATGATGCCCTGCACTGTGGGTTAATGGAGCCCCACACTGTGGGTTAATGATGCCCTGCACTGTGGGTTAATGGTGCCCTATACTGCATGTTAATGATGCCCTACACTGTGTGTTAATGATGCCCTACACTGCGGGTTAATGCATCCCACCCTGTGCGTTAATGATGCCCGCACTGTGGGTTAATGGTGCCCTACACTGTGTGTTAATGATGCCCTACACTGTGTGTTAATGATGCCCTACACTGCGGGTTAATGCATCCCACCCTGTGGGTTAATGATGCCCTGCACTGTGGGTTAATGGTGCCTTACACTGTGTGTTAATGCATCCCACCCTGTGGGTTAATGATGCCCTGCACTGTGGGTTAATGGTGCCCTACACTGTGGGTTAATGATGCCCTACCCTGTGGGCTAATGTGCCCTACCCTGTGGGTTTATGATGTCCTACCCTGTGGGTTAATGATGCCCTACCCTGTGGGTTAATGTGCCCTACCCTGTGGGTTAATGATGCTCTACCCTGTGGGTTAATGATGTCCTACACTGTGGGTTAATGATGCTCTACACTGTGGGTTAATGATGTCCTACACAGTGGGTTAATAATGTCCTACCCTGTGGGTTAATGATGTCCTACACTGTGGGTTAATGTGCCCTACCCTGTGGGTTAATGATGCCCTACCCTGTGTGTTAATGATGTCCTACCCTGTAGGTTAATGATGTCCTACACTGTGGGTTAATGATGTCCTACCTTGTGGGTTAATGATGTCCTACCCTGTGGGTTAATGATGTCCTACCCTGTGTGTTAATGATGCCCTACCCTGTGTGTTAATGATGCCCTACC from the Scyliorhinus torazame isolate Kashiwa2021f chromosome 10, sScyTor2.1, whole genome shotgun sequence genome contains:
- the LOC140430704 gene encoding chymotrypsinogen 2-like, which gives rise to MAFLWLLSCFAFIGASYGCGSPAISPVVTGYARIVNGEEAVPGSWPWQVSLQSDSGWHFCGGSLINDNWVVTAAHCGVSTADFVIVGAHDKSSKMELSQKSMSIAKVITHPKWSSFTINYDVSVVKLASPVQFSRQVTPVCLAATADNYSAGMMCVTTGWGRTRAYPPQRPNNLQQAALPLLTNAECKQYWGNKITDIMICAGASGASSCMGDSGGPLVCQKNNAWNLVGIVSWGSGSCSTSRPGVYARVTELRGWIDETIAAN